A portion of the Roseofilum capinflatum BLCC-M114 genome contains these proteins:
- a CDS encoding acyl-CoA desaturase has product MPNYSLLTKVSYVIGPILIIVSHLGSFMVLLTGLSWGAIAWIIFLYVIRMLATTGIYHRLLTHKSYQANDFILWLGCIVGASAGQMGPSWWKAHHLCHHQYADRDLDPHSPVEPYQGLRGFYWSQGGWLLSKSFFPAKLPSDVENNLPLRILDRLHFLPLVALGVLSYFIGGLEYLGAFFLSTTLLFHGVQTVNSFCHITGSEYFETDDFSRHNGWVAFLTLGEGWHNLHHAFPSSSRHGIMLREGEVIHLPDPTYRFIKLLESLKLASKLRIPSEKDLLKRAKKEPEVPLLVKT; this is encoded by the coding sequence ATGCCGAATTACTCCCTACTTACTAAGGTTTCGTATGTGATCGGCCCCATACTGATTATTGTCAGTCATCTGGGGTCGTTCATGGTTTTACTCACTGGCTTATCTTGGGGTGCGATCGCCTGGATTATTTTTTTATATGTAATCCGAATGCTGGCCACCACAGGGATCTACCATCGACTGCTCACCCACAAAAGCTATCAAGCCAATGATTTTATTCTCTGGCTAGGATGTATTGTTGGTGCATCAGCCGGACAAATGGGCCCAAGCTGGTGGAAAGCTCACCATCTTTGCCATCATCAATATGCCGATCGCGACCTCGATCCCCACTCTCCGGTTGAACCCTATCAGGGACTTCGCGGATTTTATTGGTCTCAAGGGGGGTGGTTGCTCTCAAAAAGTTTCTTTCCCGCTAAATTACCCAGTGATGTGGAAAATAATCTCCCGTTAAGGATACTCGATCGCCTGCATTTTCTTCCCCTAGTTGCCCTCGGAGTTCTGTCCTATTTCATAGGTGGCTTAGAATATTTAGGCGCGTTTTTCCTCAGTACCACCTTATTGTTCCATGGGGTACAAACCGTTAATTCATTCTGCCACATTACCGGCTCAGAATACTTTGAAACTGATGATTTTAGTCGTCATAATGGTTGGGTTGCCTTTCTCACATTAGGAGAAGGCTGGCATAATCTTCATCATGCCTTTCCCTCCTCAAGTCGCCATGGGATTATGCTGCGGGAAGGAGAAGTGATTCATCTACCCGATCCCACCTATAGATTTATTAAACTGCTAGAATCTCTCAAGTTAGCCTCTAAACTGAGAATTCCGAGCGAAAAAGATCTGCTCAAACGGGCGAAGAAGGAGCCAGAAGTTCCCCTTTTAGTCAAAACTTAG
- a CDS encoding DUF928 domain-containing protein: MSKAFSIALIHLSCSTALLTGALSLPQASLAQLPTDPNFEPPPGAGRPSETIGGGSRLLEEVIEIDFEPPPGQGAPRETLGGASRGPKCLPHESPVSVLVPKTVEGVKYGLTVDPSPDFFVYIPETVATQIEFIVTDNQPYPNGQIIDERVIDIPQKPGILRVSLDGTLENDQYYEWAVYLKCPQVTPGSEPSFTFPSSGWIKKIAADETIQQKVDNSSVLEAIVTYANQGIWFDTLRVLYQELQQYPNNEKLKQTWQQFLQDQMPEIDPMVLETSIVDCCQS, translated from the coding sequence ATGTCTAAAGCTTTTTCTATCGCCTTAATCCACCTGAGCTGCTCTACTGCCCTTTTAACTGGGGCGCTCTCTCTCCCCCAAGCATCTCTGGCTCAACTGCCTACAGACCCTAATTTTGAACCTCCCCCTGGGGCTGGAAGACCTAGTGAAACCATCGGGGGAGGGAGTCGCCTTTTAGAAGAGGTGATAGAAATTGACTTTGAACCCCCTCCGGGACAAGGGGCCCCCCGTGAAACCCTAGGCGGAGCTAGTCGAGGCCCCAAATGTTTACCCCATGAAAGTCCGGTGAGTGTATTAGTGCCCAAAACCGTTGAAGGGGTGAAGTATGGCTTAACGGTCGATCCGTCTCCTGACTTTTTTGTTTATATACCCGAAACCGTGGCTACTCAAATCGAATTTATTGTCACGGATAATCAACCGTATCCCAATGGCCAAATTATTGATGAGCGGGTGATTGATATTCCGCAAAAACCGGGAATTTTAAGAGTTTCTTTGGATGGCACTTTAGAAAATGACCAGTATTATGAATGGGCTGTCTACTTAAAATGTCCCCAAGTGACTCCGGGTAGCGAACCTTCATTTACTTTTCCGTCTTCTGGGTGGATTAAAAAAATTGCTGCGGATGAAACGATCCAGCAAAAAGTGGATAATTCTTCGGTTTTAGAGGCGATCGTAACCTATGCTAATCAAGGGATTTGGTTTGACACTTTAAGGGTGTTGTACCAAGAGTTACAACAATATCCCAACAATGAGAAGTTAAAACAAACTTGGCAGCAATTTTTGCAAGATCAAATGCCAGAAATTGACCCTATGGTGTTAGAAACTTCTATTGTTGACTGTTGCCAATCCTAG
- a CDS encoding CHASE2 domain-containing protein yields MWKILKQNLEEWRGVLLISPSIALAVMVLRMMGGLQLLEWVALDHYFRWRPIEPVDQRIVIVGITESDIQRIQKWPLSDRVLTELIQKINAQNPRAIGLDIYRDLPVEPGYQEFVELARNTPNLIGIAKVEGDRLGESVAASPVLDQLNQISAADLILDGDGKIRRMLLSVRDSQGKTFYGLGTRLALDYLQQEGIELEVLDPSRSKVALGKAVFMPLQKHDGGYVNADTGGYQVILNFRSRFCPDSEDPCELFQTVTLSDVLNDRLDPDLMRDRIVLIGGQAASLNDRFITPFGYSFQKGGIRPGVELHADLASHIISAALDGRPQIQFWSEVEEGLWIGFWSTWGAILGWIFLRIRWKMISVCFCGVSIIIITYGAFLLGWWLPVVPPLVGLFGAAISITAYVGFLERNNRKTIMQLFERHVTPKIAQAVWRDRHQLLNEGKLTGRKLTATVLFTDLQGFTTISESIDPETLMVWLNQYMNAMVNIVLSHDGVVDKFIGDAVMAVFGVPIPSTTTEAIAQDAQLAVRCAVEMGKKLRSLNRAWKASGLPTVAMRVGIATGEVVAGSLGSNQRMNYTTIGDSVNVAARLESYDKSLDGGLCRILISEETYQHIKGKFPTQAIGSVSLKGRTAPVKIYQVMGNRE; encoded by the coding sequence ATGTGGAAAATTCTGAAACAAAATCTAGAAGAATGGCGGGGAGTTCTTCTGATTTCTCCGAGCATAGCGTTGGCGGTAATGGTCTTGCGAATGATGGGAGGACTACAACTGTTAGAATGGGTTGCCTTAGATCATTATTTTCGCTGGCGACCCATTGAACCGGTGGATCAAAGAATTGTAATTGTAGGGATTACAGAATCGGATATTCAGCGCATTCAAAAATGGCCGCTCTCGGATCGGGTTTTGACTGAATTAATCCAAAAAATCAATGCCCAAAATCCGAGGGCGATTGGTTTGGATATTTATCGAGATTTGCCGGTGGAGCCGGGATATCAGGAATTTGTGGAGTTGGCGAGAAATACGCCTAATTTAATTGGGATTGCTAAAGTGGAGGGCGATCGCCTGGGAGAGTCTGTTGCTGCTTCACCGGTTTTAGACCAACTCAATCAGATTTCGGCAGCAGATTTGATTCTGGATGGGGATGGCAAAATTCGACGCATGTTATTGTCCGTGCGGGATAGTCAAGGGAAAACGTTTTATGGGTTGGGGACAAGGTTAGCTTTAGATTACCTGCAACAAGAGGGGATTGAATTAGAGGTACTCGATCCCTCTAGGAGTAAAGTGGCTTTGGGAAAAGCAGTGTTTATGCCCCTGCAAAAACACGATGGCGGCTATGTGAATGCTGATACGGGCGGCTATCAGGTGATTTTAAATTTTCGCAGTCGGTTTTGTCCAGATTCTGAAGATCCTTGTGAATTATTTCAAACGGTAACCTTAAGTGATGTGTTGAACGATCGCCTCGACCCCGATTTGATGCGCGATCGCATTGTCCTCATTGGGGGACAAGCGGCTAGTCTTAATGACCGCTTTATTACTCCCTTTGGCTATAGCTTCCAGAAAGGAGGTATCCGTCCAGGGGTCGAACTCCATGCGGATCTGGCCAGCCATATCATTAGCGCTGCCCTCGATGGCCGTCCCCAAATTCAGTTTTGGTCAGAAGTGGAAGAAGGGCTTTGGATCGGATTTTGGTCAACTTGGGGGGCGATCTTAGGCTGGATTTTCTTGCGTATCCGTTGGAAAATGATCAGCGTCTGTTTCTGTGGAGTGAGCATCATTATCATCACCTATGGTGCGTTTTTGTTGGGGTGGTGGTTGCCGGTGGTTCCTCCCCTAGTGGGTTTGTTTGGGGCCGCCATTTCGATTACGGCCTATGTTGGCTTTTTAGAGCGCAATAACCGGAAAACCATTATGCAGTTGTTTGAACGCCACGTGACCCCAAAAATTGCCCAAGCGGTTTGGAGAGACCGACACCAACTGCTCAATGAGGGAAAACTGACCGGCCGCAAACTCACGGCCACGGTTTTGTTTACTGACTTGCAAGGGTTTACCACCATTAGCGAAAGTATTGACCCGGAAACCCTGATGGTTTGGTTAAATCAGTATATGAATGCCATGGTCAATATTGTCTTAAGCCATGATGGGGTGGTGGATAAGTTTATTGGGGATGCGGTGATGGCGGTTTTTGGGGTTCCTATTCCCAGTACGACGACTGAGGCGATCGCCCAAGATGCCCAATTAGCGGTACGCTGTGCGGTAGAAATGGGTAAAAAACTGCGATCGCTCAATCGCGCTTGGAAAGCCTCTGGACTGCCGACAGTCGCCATGCGTGTCGGTATTGCCACTGGGGAAGTGGTCGCGGGTTCCCTGGGGTCTAACCAACGGATGAACTATACGACTATTGGTGATAGCGTCAATGTGGCTGCCCGTTTAGAAAGTTATGATAAATCCTTAGATGGCGGTTTATGCCGGATTCTGATTAGTGAAGAAACCTACCAACATATCAAGGGGAAATTCCCGACCCAGGCGATCGGATCGGTCTCCCTTAAAGGTCGTACCGCACCGGTTAAAATTTATCAGGTAATGGGGAATAGGGAATAG
- a CDS encoding HhoA/HhoB/HtrA family serine endopeptidase yields the protein MSLLSRKTFLRLRSGLIVSLLSILLFGLWVNVVAPSALALKVPEPGSNNFVSSAVTQVGPAVVRIDTERTIVRNVDPFMTDPFFQRFFGQEFFDTMPREELQRGQGSGFIIDSHGIVLTNAHVVSGADRVQVTLKDGRSFEGQVLGTDRVTDLAVVEINDPQGQLPVAPLGDSDRVQVGDWAIAVGNPLGLDNTVTLGIISTLNRPSSEVGIPDKRVDFIQTDAAINPGNSGGPLLNDRGEVIGINTAIRANAMGIGFAIPINKAKAIQGQLAKGEKVAHPYIGVQIVNLTPELAQENNRDPNAPLFLPEIEGVLVMKVIPNTPAADAGLRRGDVIISIDNQPIKTADELQHIVDQSGLGTSLSIQVKRGNQTRQFRVKTAQLEEVMEN from the coding sequence ATGTCTTTATTGTCTAGAAAAACTTTCCTTCGACTCCGCTCAGGGTTGATTGTCTCTCTACTGTCAATTCTTCTTTTCGGCCTCTGGGTCAACGTTGTCGCGCCCTCTGCCCTGGCCCTAAAAGTACCCGAACCAGGAAGCAATAACTTTGTCTCCAGCGCTGTCACTCAAGTCGGCCCCGCAGTCGTGCGGATTGATACGGAGCGCACCATCGTGCGTAATGTAGATCCGTTTATGACTGACCCCTTCTTTCAGCGATTTTTTGGCCAAGAGTTTTTTGATACGATGCCCCGTGAAGAATTGCAACGGGGGCAAGGCTCAGGATTTATTATCGACTCCCATGGTATTGTTCTTACGAATGCCCATGTGGTCAGTGGCGCAGACCGGGTACAAGTGACCCTCAAAGACGGCCGTTCCTTTGAAGGACAAGTTTTAGGTACTGACCGGGTTACGGACTTAGCCGTAGTCGAAATTAACGATCCTCAAGGGCAATTACCCGTAGCGCCTTTAGGAGACTCCGATCGCGTACAAGTAGGAGATTGGGCGATCGCCGTCGGCAACCCCCTAGGCTTAGATAACACGGTGACTCTCGGCATTATCAGCACCCTTAATCGCCCCTCCTCAGAAGTCGGCATCCCCGACAAACGGGTAGACTTTATCCAAACCGATGCGGCCATTAACCCCGGAAATTCCGGCGGCCCCCTGCTTAATGACCGAGGGGAAGTCATCGGCATCAACACCGCCATTCGTGCTAATGCTATGGGCATTGGATTTGCCATTCCCATTAATAAAGCCAAAGCCATTCAAGGACAACTCGCTAAAGGGGAAAAAGTCGCCCATCCTTACATTGGCGTGCAAATTGTCAACCTGACCCCAGAATTAGCCCAGGAAAATAATCGCGACCCCAACGCTCCCTTATTCTTGCCGGAAATTGAAGGGGTTTTAGTCATGAAAGTGATTCCTAACACTCCTGCGGCTGATGCCGGTTTACGTCGGGGCGATGTGATTATTTCTATTGACAATCAACCGATTAAAACGGCGGATGAATTGCAGCACATCGTCGATCAAAGTGGTTTAGGCACATCCCTATCGATTCAGGTGAAACGGGGCAATCAAACTCGACAGTTTCGAGTGAAGACTGCCCAGTTAGAGGAAGTGATGGAGAATTAA